TTTTTCTCATCAAACATTGTTAAAGGCACTACCTGAGAATATCTTAGATTTCTTTTCTGGTAGGTATTAAAGATTCCACGGCTTAAGAATTCACCATCATCTACTCCAGTGTATACGTTTTCACCTTTCTTACCCATTACAATAGCTGTTCCTGTATCCTGACAAGAAGGAAGAGCACCTTCTGCGGCTACGGCAGCATTCTGTAGTAAGTTGTAGGCAACAAATCTGTCATTATCTGTAGCTTCAGGATCATCAATGATTCTTTTAAGGCTTTCCAAGTGTGAAGAACGTAACATAAAGGAAACGTCTGCCATAGCTTCTTCAGCCAATAATTCCAATCCTTTTGGGTCAACTGTCAAAATTTCTCTGTCACCCAGTTTTTCAACCTTTACATAATCTGATGTAAGTTTTTTATACACCGTATCATCCTTCTGAATCGGATACGGATCCTGATATCTAAAGTCCATTCAATTTTTTGTTTGTACAAAAATACGGCTCCTCATAAAAAATATGAGCAAAATCAGTCATTTAGATTGATATTTATAATGATTATAAATTGCGAATTTCTGCGGTTATCAGTAACTTTATAAAAATTTCAATCACAATGAATTACAGAATAGAAAAAGACACCATGGGAGATGTGCAGGTACCTGCAGACAAACTTTGGGGAGCACAAACAGAACGTTCAAGAAACAATTTTAAAATTGGCCCTGAGGGATCAATGCCCCATGAAATCATTGAAGCTTTTGCCTATCTAAAAAAAGCAGCAGCTTATACCAATGCTGATTTAGGGGTACTTTCTCCTGAAAAAAGAGATATGATTGCCAAGGTTTGTGATGAAATCCTTGAGGGAAAGCTTAACGATCAGTTTCCTTTGGTGATCTGGCAGACGGGTTCGGGAACACAATCGAATATGAATGTTAATGAAGTTGTTTCCAACAGAGCACATGTTAATAATGGAGGAACGTTAGGTGACAAGTCTGAAATTCATCCCAACGATGATGTTAACAAATCTCAGTCATCCAATGACACTTATCCTACTGCCATGCATATTGCAGCTTATAAAAAAGTAGTAGAGACAACCATTCCTGCCGTTGAAAAGTTAAAAAATACTCTTTCTGAAAAATCCAAAGCGTTCAAGGATGTGGTAAAAATCGGAAGAACCCACCTGATGGATGCGACTCCGCTTACATTGGGACAGGAGTTTTCGGGCTACGTGGCTCAATTGGAATTTGGCTTAAGAGCCTTAAAAAATACCTTGCCACACCTTGCTGAACTTGCTCTTGGAGGTACGGCTGTAGGGACAGGATTGAATACACCAAACGGTTATGATGTAAAGGTTGCTGAATATATTGCCCAATTTACCAGTCACCCGTTTATCACAGCAGAGAATAAATTTGAGGCATTGGCAGCTCATGATGCTATTGTGGAAAGTCATGGAGCATTAAAGCAGCTTGCTGTTTCGTTATTTAAAATTGCTCAGGATATTAGATTGCTGGCATCAGGGCCACGTTCCGGAATCGGGGAAATTCATATTCCTGAAAACGAGCCGGGATCATCCATTATGCCTGGTAAAGTAAATCCTACTCAAAATGAAGCCTTAACAATGGTTTGTGCTCAGGTTCTGGGAAATGACACTACCATTTCATTTGCCGGCACTCAAGGAAATTACGAACTGAATGTCTTCAAACCGGTAATGGCTTATAACTTCCTACAATCTGCGCAATTAATTGCTGATGCATGTATTTCATTTAATGATCATTGTGCAGTGGGTATTGAGCCAAACCATGAGAGAATTAAAGAACTCGTTGACAAATCATTAATGCTTGTAACGGCTTTAAATCCTCACATTGGATATGAAAATGCTGCAAAAATTGCAAAAACTGCCCATAAAAATGGCACAACATTAAAAGAAGAAGCCATCAATCTAGGCCTTTTAACAGCTGAACAATTCGATGAATGGGTAAAACCGGAAGATATGGTTGGTAGTTTAAAATAATTTTAGAATATAGATTAAATAGTAAAAAGCCTCGAAAATTTCGGGGCTTTTTATATTAGTCAGAGATTCTATTCAATCGTGATAGGATGATTGGTAGAATATTAGCTTAATCGTTTATATTTATCCTGAAAAGTCATCCAGCATATTTCTGGTAGGAACAAAGAAAAGCGTTCCCGTAACGGCTGTACTAAAATCCAATATTCTGTCATAGTTTCCCGGAGGGTTTCCAATAAACATATTGGTCAGCATTTTATTTGTGGTGGTAAATGTACTTGCATAGGAAATAAAATAAGTTCCAAACTCATTGGTGGACGGATTTCCAAAAGGCATATTATCTCTTACAATCTTTAATTCTTCGCCATTTTCACCTTCAATATTGGCCAAGGCAATGTGAGAATTGGATGGCTTCACATCATCAGACATTTCAATATCATTTTCCTTGGATCTTCCGATTACTTTTTCCTGATCTTCTTTGGTAAGGCTTTTCCAAGCGTCCATATTATGAAGATACTTCTGAACGAACAGATAACTTCCGCCTTTATACTGAAGATCTTCGTCTCCGATCTTTGCAAAATAGTCACGATCATCTCCGTGTGGATTCTCTGTACCATCCACAAAACCAAGGATAGATCTTGCATCCCAATATTTAAATCCGTGAATTTCCAAGATACTTTCCGCAACAGGTTTCAATAGCTTTGATATTTCAATGGCCATATCAAAGATCAGGCTTTTGTTATCTGCCCTTAAATGAAAATGAAGATCTCCCGGTGTAGAAACGGCAGTATGCTTTTCTCCTTTTATTTCTTTAAAATTTGCTAGTTCTTTGGGTGCAGGTGTTGGAAGTTCCAGTTTTTTCCAGGCTTCGGCACCTATTCCCATCACACAACTTACCCTACTGTCCGGAAATCTGTTGAAACCCGAATTATTAAGGTTTAGCACCAAGGCACATAGATTCTGAAAAGCATCTTTTAGCTGGGGACTATCATGAAGTTTCCAGACCATAAAGATGGTATTACTGTTAGGATAATCAGTTACATTTTGTGATTCTATCGTACTCATCTATCTTTTTGTAGTAAAGTTATTTAAACTTATCAGAGAATTCAACGGTGTACGATAAAAAATCTTTAATTTTTAATGCTTAAAAATAGGGGATGCTTTCAAAACACAAATCTTCTTCAGGAGTAAAGAATATAGCTTTCTCCACAGATTTTTAAATCTTGAAACTACTCTCAGAATAATTTGGGGTAGAGAATATTACGGTATTAGCCAATCAACTCTTTTGCCTGTGCAAGAGCTGCTTCTGTAATCTTGCTTCCGGAAAGCAATTGAGCTATTTCGTTCAGTTTATCTTCATCACTCAAAGGAATAATAGTAGACTGGGTTTTTCCGGCAATATCCTGCTTTACAACCTTATAGTTATCATTTCCTTTAGCGGCAACCTGTGCAAGGTGGGAGATAACAATCAACTGCATATCTTCAGACATTTCACGCATAAGATTCCCAATTTCCTCTGCTACTTTTCCTGAAACTCCGGTATCAATTTCATCTAAAATTAAAGTCGGTAGCTCGTCACTTTCTGCAATAATTTTCTTTACAGCAAGCATTACCCTTGATCTTTCACCTCCGGAAATTGCTGTTTGGATCGGCTTTAGTGGGAAGCCTGAATTTGCCTGAAATAAAAGCTGGATATTTTCTTTTCCAAATGGGGTAAATTCAGCAGCATCCTGCAATTCTATATCTACCTTTGCTTTTTCAAGACCCAATTTTTTAAGAAGACTTTCTGCTTTTTTAATAAAAACAGAAACGTTCTTTTTTCTATTTTTAGAAAGCTTTTCAGCAAGAGTCTGAAGTGCTTTTTCTTTTTTAGAAATATTTTCTTCAGTTTCAGCAATCTGTGATTCCAGCTCTGAAGCTCCTTTCTGATCTCCCGCTAATTCGTTCCTTATTTCTATCAGTTCATGAAGATCTGACACATTATGCTTAAGGAATAATGCATTGATTTTATTGTTCAGTTCTGTAAGGGATACAAGGTTTTCAGGATTGATTTCTACTTTCTCTGCCTCATCTTCAAGTTCGGAAATAATATCTTTCAGCTCTACAAAAGAAATCTCAAGCCTTTGATCAAGCTCTGCAAAGCTGGTAGAAACTTCAGAGATTCTGGAAAGCTTAGCTTTTGCTTCATTAAAGAAAGACAGAATCCCGATTTCCTCCTGGTGAAATCTTGATAAAATCTGTCCTACATTTTCAGAAATCATTCCGGCATTTTCCTGAATAGACAACTGGTTCTGAACATCTTCAAAATCTACGTCATCCAATTTTAATTCTTCCAGTTCGTTAAGTAAAAATTCTTTATAATCGCTTTCTTTGGTAGATTCTGAAAGTTGTGTTTTTAATTTTTTAAGCAGCATCTTAAGATTCTGAAAATCTAAAAACTCCTGCTGATATTCTTCTATAATCTTCTTATTTTCAGAAAGTCCATCAATAATTTTAAATTGATATTCTGAAGTAAAAAGATTTGATGTTTCAAACTGAGAGTGAATGTCAATTAATTGGGAAGAAAGTTCCTTAAGAACATCCAGTGTCACAGGAACGTCATTGATAAATGCACGGGATTTTCCTGATGGAAGAATTTCTCTTCTGATAATGGTCTGATGTTCATAATCCAGATCATTTTCAATGAAAAACTTTTTAAACTGGTTATTAAGATCAAACTCTGTTTCTACAATACTTTTCTCCTCTGTTTTGGCGATGGATTTTACATCTGCTCTTTCTCCTAAAATAAGACGCAGTGCACCCAGAATAATGGATTTCCCAGCACCTGTTTCACCAGTTATTACCTGTAAACCATTTTTCAATGATACTTCTAAGGTATCAATTAAGGCAAAGTTTTTAATGTAAATTCTCGAAAGCATTGATAATCTGGTTATAATCCAATTGGAGTTTGAATGGTAAAAATAAGTTTTTTTAATGAAAACAGAAATGGCAAATATCAATTACTATGCAAACCTATTTTTGGGGAATTTCAGTAAGCAAATCATAAAAGTTTTTATATTGATACTCAAAAAATTAAGCATCAGATCAATAATTCCTTCAATCTTTCCCCGATTGTTCATTATTTCCATTTATTCCACTTATTATCAGCGTTTTTCGGTGAAAGAATGATCATGTTTTGTTTTAAATCATTAAGAATAAGCCCGCCATTATTTCCGGAATTGAAAATATTGAAGATCTCATCACTTTTAGTATCCATAAAAAGATTGAAGAAAAATCCCTGCTGGAATGAGTTTTCATATCTTTTAAGCTGCATCAGAGCATCGAAGATCACTTTTTTACCCGCAGTCTGATCCTGATTGAAAAGGTTATCCATCCCTGATCTGTGATAGGTGTATATGGTAGAGCGCAACTGGCTCCAGTTAGGATTGATAATTTCATTAATTAGTATTGAACGGCTTCTTGGCTCATTAATGGTATTCCATCCATCATAGTTTCTGTTCTGAGCGTTTTGAGCAATCTGTTGAGCTTTTGCAAACCATGGGCTTCCTCCCATTGACTGAAAACTGTCTGCATCATATCCCAAAATAAGATAAATATAGAAACTGATAACATCAGTAAGGTTTTTGCCGGAAAACTGTCTTTCGTTAAAAATAAGGTTTTCGTTCTCAATATATTCAAAACTGAATCTTTGATCCTGAAGATTCAGTAAAGGGGATTCGTAGGTTGTGTTATAAACGGGACGCACTGCCTGCACAACAATTGTTCCCGTGAATTTGTTTACATTTCTTTCTGAAATAACAATGGCAAAGCCACATTTAATCTTTTCAAAATTCTGCAACTTCTTTCCTGTCCAGCTGGTATTATTGATAAAGTCTCTAAGACTTTTTTCCAATGACTTAAATGCCTGCTGATTACTTCCTCCTATCTGTTGGGAATTTACCTGAACCGTAGCCAGTAATTCCTGAGAAAAACCAAGGTTGCATATAAAAAACAGAAAAAATAAACTTATAATTTTTTTCATTGTCTATTAAAAATTGAGAACGGAAATTTATTAAAATTATTTTAAAAGCTGAGATTCAACAAAATTGAGAATATCCTTTGCAACTTCTCCTTTCGATTTCAGGTCAAATTCTTTTTTCTCTGTTTTGGTAAATATCTTGATTTTATTGGTGTCATTTTTAAATCCGGCCCCTTCATCACGAAGAGAGTTAAGAACAATCATATCAAGGTTTTTCTTTTCCAACTTTCCTTTTGCATTTTCTTCTTCATTTTGAGTCTCTAAAGCAAATCCTACCAAAAACTGATGGGTTTTCTTTTCTCCCATTGTTTTAAGAATATCAGGATTCTTAATCAGCTCAATGGTGAGATTTTCATCATTTTTCTTGATTTTTTCTTTGGCAATCTCTTTTGGAGCATAATCCGCAACCGCAGCACTTGCAATCCCAATATCTATTTTATCATAAAATTCAAATACTTTTGCCAACATTTCCTTTGCTGAAGTTACTTTATAAAGTTCTACTTTTTTATCATTAAGGATTTGTGAGCTTGGTCCTGAAATTAGGATTACCCTTGCCCCCCTTCTTGAAGCTTCCTCAGCCAGAGAAAACCCCATTTTCCCTGAGGAATGATTTCCTATAAACCTTACCGGATCAAGGGCTTCATAAGTAGGTCCGGCAGTAATCAGGACTGTTTTTCCCTGAAGACTGTTTATTGTTGACATACTATTTGTAAAATAGTCTTCGATAACATTAAAAATAGTTCCAGGTTCTGCCATTCTTCCCTGTCCGATCAATCCGCTTGCCAGCTCACCGTTTTCTGCAGGAATGATGGTATGACCAAAGCCTTCAGCTAGTTCCAGATTTTTCTTTGTGGATGGGTGTATATACATATCCAAATCCATTGCAGGGGCAATGAACACAGGGCATTTTGCTGACATGTAGGTTGCAATAACGAGATTATCACACATCCCGTGAGTCATTTTAGCTAAGGTATTTGCTGTACAGGGTGTCACAACCATGGCATCTGCCCATAAGGCTAATTCCACATGGCTGTTCCAGCTTCCATTATCTCCATAAAAATCAGAATAAACAGGTTTCTTGGACAATGTAGACAGGCTTAATTTGGTAACGAAATGCTCTGCATCGGGAGTCATTATTACCTGCACTTCAGCTCCTTTTTTCACAAAATCCCTTATCAGAAAATGAACTTTATAAGCCGCAATTCCTCCTGAAACGGCGATAAGTATCTTTTTACCGGAAACACTCATTTAGCTTTAATTTTTTTGAAACACTAAAATACTTATTTTTTCCCACAATAAGGGTTTAAAAATAAGGGTTTAAAACAATAAAGGTCATAAAAGAATTCTTTTCTTTTATGACCTTCATTTATAAAAAACACAGATGATTATTTTCTCTCTTCTGTTTTTCTGAAATACACATCTCCGTTTAACCATTCTTCAATAGCGATTGAAGTTGGCTTTGGAAGTTTTTCGTAATGCTTAGAGATCTCAATTTGTTCTCTGTTTTCGAAAACTTCTTCTAATGTAGAATTGTGAACAGCAAATTCATCTAATTTATTGTGAAGTTCCGTACGGATCTCCGCATTGATTTGCTCTGCTCTCTTTCCCATGATAACAATAGCTTCATAGATTGAACCTACTTTATCTTCAATCTTATCCTTATCGTAAGTGATAGTATTTACTTCTGCTTTTGTATCTTTTACACTCATTTTGAGAAAATTATTTTATTTATAAGATGGCAAATTTACGAATTATCTTTGAATTTTGAAAGTCGCTGCAGGCGGAGGTGTCTGAAGGGCTGCACTGTCCCTCTGCATCTGCTTTGCTTGCTTTTCATTGCTAATCTGATCTTTAATCTGCTGGTCTGCTTTATTTTGATTAGCCAGCTTATCAGCTTCTTTTTTCTGTCTTGCTGTTAAAACTGCAATTCTTTCTTCAGTTTGCTTTTTAACAACAACAAAGTTTTGTTTTTCTTTCTCCAGCTTTACTCTAAGATCAGCTGCAGTTTTGGAATATTCTGTATTAGGAAGTTCCTTCTCTACCATTTTTGCATAGGTCAAAGCACTTTCAATACGCTCATCCTTAAGATCATAAATTGATTTTGTAGCCAATTCATAACGTGACTTCATGATGTAGTCATAAATTTTTGAACGAAGCTTTGTACTTGGGAAATCCTCCAATACATTTTCCAATGCTACATTGGCAGCTTTATACTGTCCCATTTTAAAATACTGTCTTCCGTTTTCATAGGCTTTGAATTCCAATTTATAAGACAGCTCATCAATAAGTTGAGAAATATTTTTTGATCTTTCGGAATTTGGATAATTGTTCAGGAAATCCTGAAGTTCATTGATAGCCAATTCTGTACTCGATTGATCCAGGTTGTAATCCATAGATCCCTCATAGTAACATAATGCAGACATATAAGCTGCTTCTTCTGCTCTTGGATCCTTTGGAAAGTTAACTGCAAAATTTTTAAACTGATGACCCGCCAACTTATAGTTCTTGTCATAGTAGTTTGCATACGCTGTATTGAAACCTACGTTAGGAAAGTCATCTGTTCCTGCCACAAGATTGGCAAGTCTGTCGTAAAGAGCCAATGCATTTTTCCACTTCTTCTTCGCGAAGTTTTCATTAGCTGCTTTTAAGATAAACTCTTTATCAGCGCTCTTCATTGCTCTTTCCTGCTGGCTTACACATGAGGCAATTACTGCTACAGCAAAAAGACCTAAAATATATTTTTTCATATAAAAAATTCAACAGTTTTCGGATTACACAGCCGATTTACTAATTTGCAAAAATATAACTTTTTTGTCAATAGATTTTTTTTTATGAATATTTAACGTAAATTTAGTCTGCAGCGTATCCCAAAATAGCAAAAACGCTCAATAAAAGATTCATTCTCACTTTTTTCTCAGCCTCTTTTGAGTAGGCTTCTTCATTTTTACTTGGTACGTAAAGTTCATAAAAGTTTTTGTTTCGGATTACAAACAATGTGGAACCAATAATCATGGTAAGAATATCCTCTGGTTTTGGAGTAAAGGTAAAGACTCCGGAAGCAACCCCTTTTTTTATCACTTCATCCAGTTTCTTTACAAACAGCTGATAGAAGTCCAGCAATTCATCCTTTAGGTTCTCTGTATGACGAAGCTCCTGAGTAACAAACCCATGAAAATAATTGTATTTGAATAGTTGGGAAACGATATATTTGATCATTTCACGCATCTGCATTTCAGGTTTTCCTTCCTTGATGGTGTCTGCAAATTCTGAGAAATTCTCCCTGGTCTTCAATACTCTGTACTGATAGAGATAAGACATCATTTTCTCCTTGGAACCGAAGTAATAAGAGATCATAGCGACATTTATATTTGCCTTAGAACAGATATCTCTTACAGAAGTTCCCTCGTATCCTTTTTTTGCAATCAGCTCTTCTGCAATATCCAGTATGTGAATCTGTTTTTCTGTAAATTTTTTTTTCATGAAGTGTACTTTGAGTAAAGTTAAGAAATTTTTAACACATTTATAAACGATTGTTTAATAATTTTTAATTAATTCTGAATTATAGTATTTTTGAAAATGGAATTTTTTGATTTTCACCATCATAAAAAAAATATCAGAGACGGAATTTACAATTTGGACATTGAGGGGATTCCGCCAGATTTTCCTTATTCAATAGGCATTCATCCCAATGATATTGATGTTATTAATATCAGCCTGCAGCTTAGCTGGATGAAAAGTATGATGTTCCAAAATTGCTTTGCTGTTGGTGAATGCGGCCTGGATTCTATGGTTCCAATTGATCAAAAAATTCAGGAGGAAGTCTTTTTAAGGCAGATTGAAATAGCCAATGAGGTAAAAAAACCGATTATTATTCACTGCGTGAGAAAATTCTATGAGGTGATCTCATTTAGGAAAAAGTCCAGTCAGGCTATGATCATTCATGGTTTTAATAAGAAACAGCAAATTGCGACGGATCTTCTTACCAATAATTTTTACCTGAGTTTTGGAAAAGCTGTTTTGTATAATTTATCTTTGCAGGATATTTTAAAAAACACTCCACTAGATAGACTCTTTTTAGAAACTGACAATGAAGATTTTAAGATCGAAGAATTGTACCTAAAAGTTTCGGAGATAAAAGAGATTTCTATGGAACAACTCAACGAACAAATTTTAGAAAATTTACACACGATAAGAAATGGATAAATACTGGTTGGAAAGAACAGAACTTCTGGTAAAAGAAGAAGGTTTGGAAAAATTGAATAAAGCCACTGTTCTGGTTGTGGGTTTAGGCGGAGTAGGTTCTTTTGCTGCTGAATTTCTGGCAAGAGCCGGAGTAGGAAACATGACAATCGTGGATGGTGATACAGTGGATATTACGAATATCAACAGACAGTTACCCGCTTTACGTTCTACCGTTGGAAAGCATAAGGTAGAGGTTGTTGCAGAAAGACTTTTAGATATTAATCCTGATCTTAACTTAACCAAAATCAATGAGTTTCTAAATCCTGAAAGAATGGATGAAGTTTTGGATTCTGCAAAATTTGACTATGTTTTGGACTGTATTGACAGCGTTACTCCAAAACTTTGTTTGATTATTGCTGCCAAAAGAAGAAGGATAAAAATTGTAAGTTCAATGGGAGCCGGTGGAAAAACCGATCCAAGCAAAGTATTGGTAAGAGATATTAGCAAAACCGAACACTGCCACCTCGCAAGACAAGTGAGAAAAAGACTGAAAAAGGTAAAAATTGACAAGGGAGTTCGTTGTGTTTTTGCCAATGATATTCAGGATGAAGAAAGTTTAAAAATGACTGACGGAACCAACTATAAAAGATCTTTTTACGGAACAATAAGCTATATGCCTGCAATTTTCGGTTTGTATACTGCTGCTGAAGTCATTAACTATCTAGTGCAACAAGATTAATGCAGAACACCAAATATCCCAGAGCGGAAAAGCTTAAAATGAATACAGAGATCGGTTTACTTTTTGAAAAAGGTAAATGGAGGACTTCTGGAAATCTAAGAATTATCATTTTGAAAGACAAGCCTACTCTTCCGGTACAAAGCGGTAGGTTTGGCGTATCTGTTTCAAAGAGATATTTCAAAAAAGCGGTTCATAGAAACCGTGTAAAAAGACTTCTTCGGGAATGTTACCGATTGAATAAGGATTTATTTAAGAATGCTTTTGGGGAAAAGACTATTGCTATGTTATTTTGGGTTTCTCCTGAAATGCCACAAAAGTTTCAGGACGTTGAAGCACAGTTTATAAAATTGTGTGAGGCACAGAAGAAGTAATACTCTTTAATACAACAATATGAAGCTATCACAGCTTCTCAATGCTCAATTCAGTATGGAGATTTATGAAGATCTACAATTTTTTGCTTGCTGATTTTATGGATTTTTATTTTTTCCTGTATTAACCAAGATTTCACAACATATCAAATCTCAGATAGTTTTTGTAATTTTATAGAAAACATTAAATCTGAAAACGAATATGTTAGATAACATTCCCTACCTTTCCTATGTAATCAGTGCCTTTATAGGCATTGGACTGGCTGCCGCTACGGGCTTCAGGGTATTTTTACCCATGTTTATTGTAAGTCTGGCTTCTTACTTCCATTGGATCCCGATGAATGAGCAATTTGAGTGGCTTGCGGGCTTGCCAACGCTTATTACAACAGGAATAGCCACGGTTGCTGAGATTCTGGCCTATTACATCCCTTTTGTTGATCATTTATTGGATACTGTCACCATTCCCATGGCTACAGTTGCCGGTTCTATTTTATTTGCCAGTCAGTTTGCTGAGCTGGGAACATTTCCACAATGGGCATTGGCATTAATTGCCGGTGGAGGAACAGCTGCTACTATTAGCTCAGGATTTGCAGGAATACGGGCCGCTTCTACTGCCACTACAGGAGGACTGGGAAATTCTGTTGTAGGAACCACAGAAACGGCTGGTGCAGGCATCATGTCTGTTCTTGCTATGGCAGCACCTATTATTGCCGCTATTTTAGCTATTGTCTTATTGGTTGTTGTGGTTATCTTTGGACGGAAAGCCTGGAAGAAATTACGGGGCAGTAAAAGTGCTCCCTAAGGTTTAAATATAAAAAAAGTACAGTTATTTCAACTGTACTTTTTTATTTAGTTTTTACTTCTAAAATCTTTTATATCCTTGATTTTGGTTTGAAAATATTCTTTTTTATCAGGATTTTTCTTGATTAATATTTCAAATGCCTTTATCGCCTTGGTGTATAGCTTTTGTTCAAAATAAAGGTTAGCTAACGTTTCTGTCATCAAATGTGAGATATCATCATTCTTTTCTTTTACAACGTAGGAGCTTTCCTCTCTTAGCTGACTGATTCTAGGATTGTTTTCAATAAAAGCTTCAATTGCTTTCTCTTTGATCTCCACCTTTTCCTTTTCTACCTCTTCTGGTCTATCTATTTTCAGCCAACTTTGCCAAGTATTGATAAACCCTGGTACGTTACTATTGATAGAGGATTGAGGGATATTATCTACCACAGCCTTCTGCATTGTTTCTTCGTCTACTGATCCTTCTTTATTTTCTTTCCTTGCCTCTTCAACCCTTAGGCTTGAAATATCTGAACCAAAGAATGAAACATTCATTACAGGTGCTTCTTCTTTGGGAGTGGCTGCACCTATATTTTCCGTTGAAACTTCTTTATTTTCAGGCTGATCTTCTGCCGGCTCAGAAATTTCTTCTATTATCGGTAAAACACTGTCATCTGATTCTTTCAGCTCAGCTTCAGGTTCATTAATAACCTCTACGTTTTCAGTCTTTTCAACCTGTGTAGCAGGAAGCTGTGTATTTATAGGGATAACAACTTCTGCTGACTTCTTGATCAAAGAATCAGGTGTATTAGATTCAAGGCTCATTGGTCTCCAGGTAGTTTGAATTTCAGGAGCTGCTTCTTCTTTTTCTTCTACAACCTCCTCCTTCGTAATGCTTTCTACTGGTACTTCTATATGTTCAACAGGTTTTTCCTGCTGTATAGGCTCTGTTTTTATTTCTTCGGATCCCGGACTGTCCTGATTTGTAGACCAAAAATGGAAATTCTGAGTTTCTGCAAAACTGATCTCATGATCTTTGGAAGCTTCCGGCTCTTCTTTCTCAGGTTGTGGAGCAGACTTTGTTTCCTTCATTTTTTTCTCTACTTCCTCAATCAGACGTCTCATTTCCTCCTCATGCTTATTTACAGGCTGGGAAACATCAGCAACTTCTTTCACTTCTTCATTATTTACCTGTATTTTGACATCAGGCAGAAATGCTTCAGTTCCGTGGAAGCTTAATTCAGCATCGGATTGTTTTGTCTCATCTTCGAATGTAGGAGCTGAAATATTTTCGTTTTCAATGATTGCTTCAGATTCTACTGATTCTTCAGCTTTATTTTCTTCGATATTTTCTACCGGCAATAAGGCCTCCGTTTCTTCAAAGCTTAGGTTCTCCTCTTCTTCTACTTTTTCTTCTTCAGTTTCTGAAATAATTGCGTCTTCATCAACAATTGTTGTTGGAGTAAAGCTTTCACCTGTATTTTCTTCAGTTTCGGTCTGTTTTTCCTCTTCTTTATTGTGAGCAGGTTCTTCTGATATGGATGCCAGCTTCTGGGTAACCAGTGTTCCGGATTCTAATGTAGATTCAAGATCAATGGTTTCAGTATTTTCCTCATCAAGGAAGTTTTCTTCGCCCTCAAATAAGATTCTGTTTCTTTCTCCATTAACAAAGACATGATTCACCTCTTGCTGGGGAGCCTGCAATATGCATGACTCTTTTCCCTCCTCTTCATTTTTTTCAGGAACAGCTTCTTCCCGTTTTATTGGAAAAGCTTTTTCTTTATAGGCATATCGAGGTTTTTCAACAATCTTGGAGGATTGTTTTTCTTCTACAGCTTCGGGTTTACGTTT
This genomic interval from Chryseobacterium joostei contains the following:
- the fumC gene encoding class II fumarate hydratase; the encoded protein is MNYRIEKDTMGDVQVPADKLWGAQTERSRNNFKIGPEGSMPHEIIEAFAYLKKAAAYTNADLGVLSPEKRDMIAKVCDEILEGKLNDQFPLVIWQTGSGTQSNMNVNEVVSNRAHVNNGGTLGDKSEIHPNDDVNKSQSSNDTYPTAMHIAAYKKVVETTIPAVEKLKNTLSEKSKAFKDVVKIGRTHLMDATPLTLGQEFSGYVAQLEFGLRALKNTLPHLAELALGGTAVGTGLNTPNGYDVKVAEYIAQFTSHPFITAENKFEALAAHDAIVESHGALKQLAVSLFKIAQDIRLLASGPRSGIGEIHIPENEPGSSIMPGKVNPTQNEALTMVCAQVLGNDTTISFAGTQGNYELNVFKPVMAYNFLQSAQLIADACISFNDHCAVGIEPNHERIKELVDKSLMLVTALNPHIGYENAAKIAKTAHKNGTTLKEEAINLGLLTAEQFDEWVKPEDMVGSLK
- a CDS encoding Dyp-type peroxidase, whose product is MSTIESQNVTDYPNSNTIFMVWKLHDSPQLKDAFQNLCALVLNLNNSGFNRFPDSRVSCVMGIGAEAWKKLELPTPAPKELANFKEIKGEKHTAVSTPGDLHFHLRADNKSLIFDMAIEISKLLKPVAESILEIHGFKYWDARSILGFVDGTENPHGDDRDYFAKIGDEDLQYKGGSYLFVQKYLHNMDAWKSLTKEDQEKVIGRSKENDIEMSDDVKPSNSHIALANIEGENGEELKIVRDNMPFGNPSTNEFGTYFISYASTFTTTNKMLTNMFIGNPPGNYDRILDFSTAVTGTLFFVPTRNMLDDFSG
- a CDS encoding DNA repair protein RecN — translated: MLSRIYIKNFALIDTLEVSLKNGLQVITGETGAGKSIILGALRLILGERADVKSIAKTEEKSIVETEFDLNNQFKKFFIENDLDYEHQTIIRREILPSGKSRAFINDVPVTLDVLKELSSQLIDIHSQFETSNLFTSEYQFKIIDGLSENKKIIEEYQQEFLDFQNLKMLLKKLKTQLSESTKESDYKEFLLNELEELKLDDVDFEDVQNQLSIQENAGMISENVGQILSRFHQEEIGILSFFNEAKAKLSRISEVSTSFAELDQRLEISFVELKDIISELEDEAEKVEINPENLVSLTELNNKINALFLKHNVSDLHELIEIRNELAGDQKGASELESQIAETEENISKKEKALQTLAEKLSKNRKKNVSVFIKKAESLLKKLGLEKAKVDIELQDAAEFTPFGKENIQLLFQANSGFPLKPIQTAISGGERSRVMLAVKKIIAESDELPTLILDEIDTGVSGKVAEEIGNLMREMSEDMQLIVISHLAQVAAKGNDNYKVVKQDIAGKTQSTIIPLSDEDKLNEIAQLLSGSKITEAALAQAKELIG
- the porD gene encoding type IX secretion system protein PorD, encoding MKKIISLFFLFFICNLGFSQELLATVQVNSQQIGGSNQQAFKSLEKSLRDFINNTSWTGKKLQNFEKIKCGFAIVISERNVNKFTGTIVVQAVRPVYNTTYESPLLNLQDQRFSFEYIENENLIFNERQFSGKNLTDVISFYIYLILGYDADSFQSMGGSPWFAKAQQIAQNAQNRNYDGWNTINEPRSRSILINEIINPNWSQLRSTIYTYHRSGMDNLFNQDQTAGKKVIFDALMQLKRYENSFQQGFFFNLFMDTKSDEIFNIFNSGNNGGLILNDLKQNMIILSPKNADNKWNKWK